A single Sulfurimonas aquatica DNA region contains:
- a CDS encoding cytochrome b/b6 domain-containing protein, whose product MKYTLKFRIWHWLNAIVVLGLVATVLLRWTFLSKSVNADILTKKLLSFDISITSEQSVLLAKALRVELWEWHIILGYAFLALVIFRVYLYFKDSSKKVAFKDLDMHHKVVHASYYVLYTSFFVMVATGFFIYFYKDLGVSKDLAHDIKEIHELVYYYIAIFIPLHLGGVFFADATQENGLVSSMIHGKDTQNNV is encoded by the coding sequence ATGAAATACACACTTAAATTTAGAATCTGGCACTGGCTAAATGCCATTGTAGTGCTAGGACTTGTTGCGACAGTACTTCTTAGATGGACGTTTCTCTCTAAGAGTGTAAATGCTGATATATTAACCAAAAAACTTTTAAGCTTTGACATATCTATAACTTCTGAGCAGAGTGTACTTTTAGCTAAGGCACTTCGAGTAGAATTATGGGAGTGGCATATCATCCTAGGTTATGCCTTTTTGGCTCTTGTGATATTTAGAGTCTATCTCTATTTTAAAGACTCAAGTAAAAAAGTTGCCTTTAAAGATTTAGATATGCACCACAAAGTTGTCCATGCTTCTTATTATGTTCTATATACTAGCTTTTTTGTTATGGTTGCAACTGGTTTTTTTATCTACTTCTATAAAGACTTAGGTGTAAGTAAAGATCTTGCACATGATATAAAAGAGATTCATGAGCTTGTTTATTACTACATTGCTATTTTTATTCCTCTGCATCTTGGCGGTGTCTTTTTTGCAGATGCAACCCAAGAGAATGGTTTAGTCTCAAGCATGATTCACGGAAAAGATACTCAAAACAATGTATAG
- a CDS encoding radical SAM/SPASM domain-containing protein, whose translation MHFNRVHIEVTNICGLACSFCPPKLQPTKTMSLEFFEKVLLELKPYTKSLAFHIMGDPLILSNLFEYLELAFKHGFEVELTTSGYYLSKTPIAVMFHPAVRQLNISLNSYNKNSLNLSFEEYMDGVFSTCKSKLESYPKPFINLRVWNLDDILCETEFNAMLFDSIEKFFDVKLNLDEIYTNGVKSLRIASKVLLNFDNYFEWPSLKSMHDTQGTCYGIKSHIGILADGSVVPCCLDGEGVINLGNLHETHLSEVLGSKRTQDMIQGFAQGRAVEELCRKCSYKDRFEVS comes from the coding sequence ATGCATTTTAACCGTGTACATATAGAAGTAACGAACATATGCGGTTTAGCATGTAGCTTTTGCCCACCAAAACTACAACCCACTAAAACCATGTCATTAGAGTTCTTTGAAAAAGTACTCTTAGAGTTAAAGCCTTACACTAAGTCTCTCGCATTTCATATTATGGGTGACCCTCTGATACTTTCTAATCTTTTTGAGTACTTGGAGTTGGCGTTTAAGCATGGCTTTGAAGTAGAACTTACTACAAGCGGATACTATCTTAGTAAAACTCCCATAGCAGTAATGTTTCACCCAGCGGTGAGACAGCTCAACATATCCCTTAACAGCTATAATAAAAATAGTTTAAATCTTAGTTTTGAAGAGTATATGGATGGAGTATTTAGTACGTGCAAGAGTAAGCTTGAGAGTTATCCAAAACCATTTATCAATCTAAGAGTTTGGAACCTTGATGACATTCTATGTGAGACGGAGTTTAACGCCATGCTATTTGATTCTATAGAGAAGTTCTTTGACGTGAAACTAAATCTAGATGAAATATATACTAATGGCGTTAAGTCTCTGCGTATTGCTTCTAAGGTACTGTTAAACTTTGACAACTACTTTGAGTGGCCTTCGCTTAAAAGCATGCATGACACTCAAGGGACTTGTTATGGCATAAAGTCTCATATAGGCATACTTGCCGATGGTAGTGTAGTTCCATGTTGTTTAGATGGAGAGGGAGTGATAAACTTAGGCAACTTACATGAGACGCACCTAAGTGAAGTACTTGGCTCAAAAAGAACGCAAGATATGATACAAGGCTTCGCTCAAGGTAGGGCAGTAGAGGAGTTATGTAGAAAGTGTAGTTATAAAGACCGCTTTGAAGTGTCGTAA
- a CDS encoding GNAT family N-acetyltransferase, with product MTFKVAELSDIDKVLELHYKYQVDSIAEEDKKDGFVTTPFTKEQLTELITKEQGLFIALEGEKVLAYVMAASWRFWSIWPMFEHMIKDLKNLTYLNQTLNVENSYQYGPICIDKSVRGSGVLEKIFDFSRERMSKRFPILVTFVNKINPRSYEAHKRKLGLEVIQEFEYNNNHYYELVYDTSKRSL from the coding sequence ATGACGTTTAAAGTAGCAGAGCTCTCAGACATAGACAAAGTTCTAGAACTTCACTATAAGTATCAAGTCGACTCTATAGCAGAGGAAGATAAAAAAGATGGTTTTGTAACAACCCCTTTTACAAAAGAGCAACTTACAGAGCTCATCACTAAAGAGCAAGGTCTTTTTATCGCACTAGAAGGTGAGAAGGTCTTAGCATATGTAATGGCTGCATCGTGGCGGTTTTGGTCTATATGGCCAATGTTTGAGCATATGATAAAGGACTTAAAGAATCTTACTTACTTAAACCAAACGCTAAACGTAGAGAACTCATACCAGTATGGTCCCATCTGTATAGACAAGAGCGTTAGAGGTAGTGGCGTTTTAGAGAAAATATTTGATTTTTCTAGAGAGCGTATGTCAAAAAGATTTCCGATACTCGTTACGTTTGTCAATAAGATAAACCCTAGGTCATACGAAGCACACAAAAGAAAACTAGGACTTGAAGTAATACAAGAGTTTGAATATAATAATAACCACTACTATGAGTTGGTTTACGACACTTCAAAGCGGTCTTTATAA
- a CDS encoding alpha/beta hydrolase-fold protein produces the protein MTDAQELLYIEDDKGRRLHYHFTPAAFASNFVPLIVVLHNEDREDMLHFEYKMWNVLTPIDTYSDNEKHTCWLGENDDHFIKELLQELIEQKADELECEDDIYMYGSSMGGYGAILHALLSKANAVFAHAPLIKLSNTDTKEHNLNNFLNATDSFPIFYLCDEDSKNNEIVSFANECKKRNIKAHLDFCPESGDDKEHKLKKVLNMFEHVVI, from the coding sequence ATGACAGACGCACAAGAGCTTTTATACATTGAAGATGACAAAGGACGAAGACTCCACTACCATTTTACTCCCGCTGCGTTTGCTTCAAATTTTGTTCCGCTCATCGTTGTACTTCATAACGAAGATAGAGAAGACATGCTACATTTTGAGTATAAGATGTGGAATGTACTCACGCCCATAGACACTTACTCAGATAATGAAAAACACACTTGCTGGTTAGGCGAGAATGATGATCACTTCATAAAAGAGCTCCTACAAGAGCTCATAGAGCAAAAAGCGGATGAACTTGAGTGTGAGGATGACATTTATATGTACGGCTCTTCCATGGGTGGATATGGCGCTATTTTACATGCTCTTTTATCTAAAGCAAACGCCGTCTTTGCTCATGCTCCACTCATCAAACTTTCAAATACGGACACAAAAGAGCATAACCTCAACAACTTCTTAAACGCGACAGACTCTTTTCCTATTTTTTATCTCTGCGATGAGGATTCTAAAAATAATGAAATAGTCTCTTTTGCAAATGAGTGCAAAAAGCGTAACATTAAAGCTCACCTAGACTTTTGTCCAGAATCAGGTGATGATAAAGAGCATAAACTCAAAAAAGTTTTAAACATGTTTGAGCATGTAGTAATCTAA
- a CDS encoding thioredoxin family protein, translating to METQKVVCPECHSVNAISTAMKDAQVTCSQCQGDLSDPFPLDVSDEQCSTHIKENEIPIIVDFYSPGCGPCMAMYDDYEDAALGFPMKVRFLKVNADKHQKVAKEYGVGGLPTLIAFKNGQEVSRVSAQMSQVQLSLWAEGLLK from the coding sequence ATGGAAACTCAAAAAGTCGTATGCCCAGAGTGTCATAGCGTTAACGCTATCTCTACCGCAATGAAAGATGCGCAAGTCACTTGTTCACAGTGTCAAGGAGATCTATCTGATCCTTTTCCTTTAGACGTATCTGATGAGCAGTGCTCTACTCATATAAAAGAAAATGAGATTCCTATAATAGTTGATTTTTATTCACCGGGCTGTGGACCATGCATGGCGATGTATGACGACTATGAAGACGCTGCTCTTGGCTTTCCAATGAAGGTGCGATTTTTAAAGGTTAATGCCGATAAACATCAAAAAGTTGCTAAAGAGTATGGCGTTGGTGGTCTTCCTACGCTTATCGCGTTTAAAAATGGACAAGAAGTTAGCCGAGTTAGTGCTCAAATGTCTCAAGTACAGCTTAGCTTATGGGCCGAAGGCCTCCTTAAATAA
- a CDS encoding 3'-5' exonuclease, protein MRDFAGEEALQQLDKALLEALPSASESLSQLTEFFALLDSPRPDITTTMPAYSTQGREISVIQNKEELDLAIESLKYTRLIGFDSEQKPTFKKGETPNGVAVIQLATPNLCYVIQIKKIKDISSLIALIENDNIVKVGINLVGDREALYSEFGIKMRGTIDIDRVLSKLTSRNSIGAKKAARIFLNQNLQKSKSMSTSNWETPTLSQSQIKYAAEDACIVYDVTVHLLKTYPFVMQAMPLWFQENFKDEKYSTVLSLKE, encoded by the coding sequence ATGCGTGACTTTGCTGGAGAAGAAGCGCTTCAACAGTTAGATAAAGCCCTTTTAGAAGCACTCCCTAGTGCGTCGGAGTCTCTTAGCCAATTAACAGAGTTTTTTGCTCTACTGGACTCTCCTAGACCAGATATTACTACAACTATGCCAGCTTATTCTACTCAAGGTCGAGAGATAAGCGTTATTCAAAACAAAGAGGAGTTAGACTTGGCCATAGAGTCACTTAAGTACACCAGACTTATTGGCTTTGACAGTGAGCAAAAACCGACGTTTAAAAAAGGCGAAACGCCAAATGGAGTCGCTGTAATCCAGCTTGCCACTCCCAATCTATGCTATGTCATTCAAATAAAAAAAATCAAGGACATAAGTTCATTAATAGCTCTAATAGAGAATGATAATATCGTTAAAGTTGGAATAAATTTAGTCGGAGATAGAGAAGCTCTCTACAGTGAGTTTGGCATCAAGATGAGAGGGACGATTGACATAGATCGCGTTCTAAGTAAGCTGACGTCACGAAATAGTATAGGCGCGAAAAAAGCGGCTAGAATATTTTTAAATCAAAATTTACAAAAATCAAAAAGCATGTCTACTTCAAACTGGGAAACCCCAACATTGTCACAAAGTCAAATCAAATATGCCGCAGAGGATGCGTGTATAGTTTATGACGTCACAGTCCACCTCTTAAAAACATATCCATTTGTTATGCAAGCGATGCCTCTATGGTTTCAAGAAAACTTTAAAGATGAAAAGTACTCAACTGTTTTATCACTCAAGGAATAA
- the truA gene encoding tRNA pseudouridine(38-40) synthase TruA gives MSTRKTKIKISQQTSLEYHHRLIISYKGSSYYGWQDLGENQEKQTVQATIHHALQKICKYQSCNISVASRTDAGVHAQGQVIKISIPLEIASEKLLLGMNSLLPDDIRILRCEHSQAAFNPNKDAKSKEYHYYFCTDGVYNPLTNDITAHIPSSNTNPLNIKLMQEACKLFIGEHDFYSFAKRDASMDSTIRTIISCEIVRVEHSLFANELYCLKIVGEGFLRYMVRYIAGSLFSLGREQLSLTDINEALKNHKEKKISSRAKSRGLHLIRVAY, from the coding sequence ATATCAACTAGGAAAACTAAAATCAAAATAAGTCAGCAAACATCACTAGAGTATCACCATCGTCTTATAATTTCATACAAAGGCAGTAGTTACTATGGCTGGCAAGATCTCGGAGAAAATCAAGAAAAACAAACAGTTCAGGCAACAATTCATCATGCGTTACAAAAGATATGTAAATATCAAAGCTGTAATATCTCCGTAGCAAGTCGGACAGACGCTGGAGTTCACGCGCAAGGACAAGTTATAAAAATCTCCATACCTCTAGAAATAGCGTCAGAAAAACTTTTGCTTGGTATGAACTCCCTACTACCTGATGATATCCGTATCTTAAGGTGTGAGCATTCTCAAGCGGCGTTTAATCCTAATAAGGACGCCAAAAGCAAAGAATACCACTACTACTTTTGCACAGACGGCGTGTATAATCCACTCACTAATGATATAACCGCGCATATCCCCTCTTCAAATACAAACCCACTCAACATAAAACTTATGCAAGAGGCTTGTAAACTCTTCATTGGTGAACATGATTTTTATAGCTTTGCAAAAAGAGACGCGAGTATGGATTCCACCATCCGTACCATTATTAGCTGCGAAATAGTGAGAGTTGAGCACTCTCTATTTGCAAATGAGCTTTATTGTCTTAAAATCGTTGGCGAGGGTTTTTTAAGATATATGGTTCGCTATATTGCGGGCTCGCTATTTTCTCTTGGCAGAGAGCAACTTAGTTTAACTGATATAAACGAAGCACTAAAAAACCACAAAGAAAAAAAGATAAGTTCACGAGCAAAGTCGCGAGGTCTGCATCTCATTCGAGTCGCTTATTAG
- a CDS encoding DMT family transporter has translation MIKTYFLITLCVLFWSVNFIIGRYIKDDVTPLELAFFRWLFVFLIISPILIKRRKNILNSLKQNFKILAILSILGITAFNTLLYFGLTTTTSTNALIINSTVPILVLLMSFFILKQKINSYQTIGIILSTLGVIFLILRADVSNIFSLKFNQGDILIIISSTAWALYSVLIKYKPKDLNDYEYFATIVAMGLLVLSPFYLYQGYSIEKELEVLKNNYPIFLYVSIFPSIASYYFWHYGIEKIGASKTAQFTHLMPIFGIILASIFLGETLETYHLLGAMLIAFGIYLSLFYKRKVNLDF, from the coding sequence ATGATAAAAACTTATTTTTTGATAACGCTATGTGTACTATTTTGGTCTGTAAACTTTATCATAGGTAGATATATAAAAGATGATGTCACGCCTTTAGAATTAGCTTTTTTTAGATGGTTGTTTGTTTTTTTGATAATATCTCCTATTTTAATCAAAAGACGTAAAAACATACTAAATTCTCTAAAACAAAATTTTAAAATCTTAGCTATTCTATCTATTCTTGGAATTACAGCATTTAACACCCTCTTATACTTTGGGCTAACGACTACTACTTCCACAAACGCTCTGATAATAAACTCTACTGTGCCAATTTTAGTACTTTTGATGTCTTTTTTTATCTTAAAACAGAAAATAAATTCATACCAAACCATAGGAATAATCCTATCTACTTTAGGTGTGATTTTTTTAATCCTAAGAGCTGATGTTTCGAACATATTTTCCCTAAAGTTTAACCAAGGAGACATCCTCATAATCATCTCTTCAACCGCATGGGCTCTGTACTCTGTTTTGATAAAGTACAAACCAAAAGATTTAAATGACTATGAGTATTTTGCCACCATCGTTGCCATGGGACTTTTAGTATTGTCGCCATTTTATTTATATCAAGGTTACTCCATTGAAAAAGAGTTAGAAGTACTCAAGAACAATTACCCTATCTTCTTATACGTATCAATTTTTCCATCAATAGCTTCATATTACTTCTGGCACTACGGAATAGAAAAGATTGGGGCTTCAAAAACAGCGCAGTTTACGCACCTTATGCCAATATTTGGGATTATTTTAGCTTCTATATTTTTAGGGGAAACTCTAGAAACCTACCATCTGCTAGGCGCTATGCTAATCGCTTTTGGAATATATCTCTCTTTGTTTTATAAAAGAAAGGTAAACTTAGACTTTTAA
- a CDS encoding ATP-binding cassette domain-containing protein, with translation MINSLKIRDLYYKYPSAAEPIFNAINLDFEKGWSAITGINGSGKSTLLKLILKELYSEKGMIIGNELVVYCAQNTELPPLELEEFMMTYTKEAYKLRDLLQVKDEWLGSWKVLSHGERKRLQLAVALSSDSDVLMVDEPTNHLDSKSQAIVVEALRSYKGVGILVSHDRALLDELSQHTLMIKAGEVLTYKSKFSLAEQAYNETLSHKKKVLEEQEHELKKLSKSVQVQREKVSLAKKRFSKKNVGRHDSSLKEKINGAILTGKDKNDGQVLQRTLTKQRHLSENMDKLSKEYATGIKFEGEIAKHNFPIAVEKECITLFESTELCFPRLSVDVGDKVGMSGENGAGKSTFIGYFIEKINFEQDFLYIPQEITDKQAELLFEEVSSLDAEVKGELFTLVQRLGSDAKALLNSAIPSPGEMRKLLIAQGLLKQPSLIILDEPTNHMDLESIQLLEASLREYEGALLFITHDKAFLENISTKRWIFNKSKKHRYTIEETL, from the coding sequence GTGATAAATAGCTTAAAGATTAGAGACCTATACTACAAGTACCCAAGTGCGGCAGAACCCATTTTTAATGCCATAAACTTGGACTTTGAAAAGGGGTGGAGTGCTATAACTGGGATAAACGGTTCTGGTAAAAGTACGCTCTTGAAACTGATACTCAAAGAGCTGTATAGTGAAAAAGGGATGATTATCGGGAATGAGCTAGTAGTTTACTGCGCTCAAAACACTGAATTGCCCCCTCTTGAGCTTGAGGAGTTTATGATGACCTACACAAAAGAAGCGTATAAACTCAGAGACCTTTTGCAGGTCAAAGATGAGTGGTTAGGTTCTTGGAAAGTGCTCAGCCATGGTGAACGCAAACGCTTACAACTAGCAGTAGCACTCTCAAGTGATAGTGACGTGCTTATGGTCGATGAACCAACAAATCATCTCGATAGCAAGTCGCAAGCCATAGTCGTTGAGGCACTTCGTAGTTATAAGGGTGTAGGTATTCTAGTGAGTCACGATAGAGCCCTACTCGATGAGCTCTCACAACATACTCTAATGATAAAAGCGGGTGAAGTTTTAACGTACAAGTCAAAGTTTTCTTTAGCCGAACAAGCTTATAACGAGACACTCTCTCACAAGAAAAAGGTACTTGAAGAACAAGAGCATGAACTAAAAAAACTTAGCAAGAGCGTTCAAGTTCAAAGAGAAAAGGTCTCTCTAGCAAAAAAACGCTTTTCAAAGAAAAATGTAGGCAGACACGATAGCTCACTTAAAGAGAAGATAAACGGTGCCATACTCACTGGCAAAGACAAAAATGACGGACAAGTGCTCCAGAGAACGCTCACTAAACAACGCCACTTAAGTGAAAATATGGATAAACTCTCAAAAGAGTATGCAACGGGAATAAAGTTTGAAGGAGAAATTGCCAAACATAACTTTCCTATAGCAGTTGAGAAAGAGTGCATAACACTTTTTGAGTCAACAGAGTTATGTTTTCCTAGATTATCTGTAGATGTTGGTGACAAAGTTGGCATGAGTGGAGAAAATGGTGCTGGAAAAAGCACCTTTATTGGCTACTTTATTGAAAAAATAAACTTTGAACAGGATTTTCTCTACATTCCTCAAGAGATTACCGATAAACAAGCAGAGCTATTGTTTGAAGAGGTCAGCAGTTTAGACGCTGAAGTTAAGGGCGAGCTTTTTACCCTAGTTCAGAGATTAGGTTCAGATGCCAAAGCGCTACTAAACAGTGCCATACCAAGTCCGGGTGAGATGAGAAAGCTTCTAATCGCACAAGGGCTGTTAAAACAGCCCTCTTTAATCATACTTGACGAACCGACCAATCATATGGACTTAGAGTCCATACAACTACTTGAAGCCTCTTTGAGAGAGTATGAAGGCGCGCTACTATTCATTACTCATGACAAGGCTTTTTTAGAAAACATCAGTACAAAACGGTGGATATTTAACAAGAGCAAAAAGCATCGCTATACGATTGAGGAGACATTATGA
- a CDS encoding TIGR03862 family flavoprotein: MSLDSLPYKIAIIGAGPAGLMAAEVLSNTGYTPMVFDAKPSVGRKFLQAGRGGLNLTHAEDSIPFSSHYFEAEDYLKPALELFNANEMRLWAESFGFETYVGSSGKVYPLDKKAAPLLRAWLHQLKANKTEFKMKHQLVSWSKDIWRFQTPDGLKEYSFDAVILALGGASWPQLGSTGAWTKILQEKALSITPLKPANMGFNMTFTKIFKEKFSGTPLKNVELSFRDINGNLHSKLGELLVSEYGVEGSLIYTHSKYLRELIERKSPLTVYLDLFPHRSESKLKEQLSAPRGKQSLSAFWKRIGLDGVKASLLREVLTKEMLSEPELVAKRLKKFPLTLDSHRPLQEAISTAGGLAFENLDEHLMLKDFPRVFCVGEMLDWEAPTGGYLLTGVMAQGKQAAEGLLKLLKEHSE, from the coding sequence ATGTCGCTAGACTCGCTACCGTACAAGATTGCAATAATCGGCGCTGGTCCCGCTGGTCTCATGGCGGCAGAAGTTTTATCTAACACAGGTTACACCCCTATGGTATTTGACGCAAAGCCCTCCGTTGGACGAAAGTTTTTACAAGCGGGTCGTGGAGGCTTAAACCTTACACATGCTGAGGATTCTATCCCCTTTTCAAGTCATTACTTTGAAGCAGAAGATTATTTAAAACCTGCGTTAGAGCTATTTAACGCTAATGAGATGCGTTTATGGGCAGAGAGCTTTGGCTTTGAGACGTATGTTGGCTCTTCAGGTAAAGTCTATCCCCTAGATAAAAAAGCAGCACCCCTACTTCGCGCTTGGCTACATCAACTAAAAGCAAATAAGACAGAGTTTAAGATGAAACATCAGCTAGTGAGTTGGTCTAAGGATATCTGGCGGTTCCAAACGCCAGATGGTCTTAAAGAGTACTCCTTTGACGCGGTTATACTGGCGTTAGGTGGCGCTTCATGGCCACAACTAGGCTCAACTGGTGCTTGGACTAAAATACTCCAAGAAAAAGCTTTGAGTATAACGCCACTCAAGCCTGCAAATATGGGCTTTAACATGACTTTTACAAAGATATTTAAAGAGAAATTTTCCGGAACTCCTCTTAAAAACGTAGAACTTAGTTTCAGAGACATAAACGGAAATCTTCACTCCAAACTAGGCGAACTTCTAGTAAGTGAGTATGGCGTTGAGGGAAGTTTAATCTATACACATTCAAAATATTTAAGAGAGCTTATAGAGCGGAAATCTCCACTAACGGTCTATCTGGACCTATTTCCACATCGTAGTGAAAGTAAGCTCAAAGAGCAACTAAGCGCCCCTCGTGGTAAGCAGAGTTTGAGCGCTTTTTGGAAACGCATTGGCTTAGATGGCGTTAAGGCCTCTTTACTAAGAGAAGTTTTGACTAAAGAGATGTTAAGCGAGCCAGAGTTAGTTGCAAAGAGACTCAAAAAGTTTCCCCTAACACTAGACTCTCATAGACCTCTTCAAGAGGCTATCAGTACCGCTGGTGGTTTAGCATTTGAAAACCTTGATGAACATTTGATGCTCAAAGATTTTCCTAGAGTATTTTGCGTTGGCGAAATGCTAGACTGGGAAGCGCCTACTGGGGGTTATCTACTTACTGGCGTGATGGCTCAAGGCAAGCAAGCCGCAGAGGGCCTTTTAAAATTACTCAAAGAACATAGCGAGTGA
- a CDS encoding leucine-rich repeat domain-containing protein: MLEEALRRIEVTKKENLHYLDLKGLELDEIPKEILEVSWIGALSLSQNNISDISLLSHMSNLHKLALTGNKIDDISVLEQLPKLRFIFLANNFISDISMLKSQARLKKLVIHTNKLSSLPDLSHFPLFVYLDISDNPLESPSFEEMQKMLPLLKIYKY; encoded by the coding sequence ATGCTAGAAGAAGCGCTAAGACGAATAGAAGTGACTAAAAAAGAGAACCTGCACTATCTAGACCTTAAAGGTTTAGAGCTTGACGAGATTCCAAAAGAGATACTTGAAGTCTCTTGGATTGGGGCTCTTTCACTTTCACAAAACAACATCAGCGACATTAGTCTCTTATCACATATGAGTAACCTGCATAAACTAGCTCTGACTGGGAACAAAATAGATGATATTTCAGTCCTAGAGCAGTTGCCAAAACTACGATTCATTTTTTTAGCAAACAATTTTATATCTGATATCAGCATGCTAAAGAGTCAAGCGAGGCTAAAAAAGCTAGTTATCCACACAAACAAACTCTCATCGCTCCCAGATTTGAGTCACTTTCCTCTTTTTGTATACCTTGATATTTCAGATAATCCTTTAGAGTCTCCTAGTTTTGAAGAGATGCAAAAGATGCTTCCACTGCTAAAAATCTATAAATACTAA
- a CDS encoding HEAT repeat domain-containing protein, with protein sequence MALLKETPGNIEQLIKQAGLKSDYKARLEALNELKMYDCLESREVILRLALHDKVYKVKELAFKAAKTLGIQKNGKPITLGKKNIGYKLEDFIKEFLKVKNDKEMDKLCLLTFKIALKKQNPEMYDVMEYEKKNKFDSWVKTSYNCLPKK encoded by the coding sequence GTGGCATTACTAAAAGAAACACCTGGAAATATAGAGCAACTGATAAAACAAGCTGGTTTAAAATCTGACTACAAAGCGCGTCTCGAAGCGCTCAACGAGTTAAAAATGTATGACTGCCTAGAGTCACGAGAGGTAATCCTAAGGTTAGCTTTACACGACAAGGTCTACAAAGTTAAAGAACTGGCGTTTAAAGCTGCAAAAACACTTGGCATACAAAAAAATGGCAAACCCATAACGCTAGGAAAAAAGAATATTGGCTACAAGCTAGAGGACTTTATAAAGGAGTTTTTGAAGGTAAAAAATGACAAAGAGATGGATAAGTTATGTTTACTTACTTTCAAAATTGCCTTAAAAAAACAAAATCCTGAAATGTATGACGTTATGGAGTATGAAAAGAAAAACAAGTTTGACTCATGGGTCAAAACATCATATAACTGTTTACCTAAAAAGTAA
- a CDS encoding SOS response-associated peptidase, producing MPGRLSIFDDLAFKQDIAKKFGPFRDTVGLLNKRYNIAPTLNIPIYTNAKVYAYAHFGLIPSWASQRSSMQINARSETVFEKSSFKEAYKQRRCLIPLNGYFEWKKDAVSKTSKAHFIVSTSGDYFTFAGIYESWYDNALQKSILTCALLTTEPNEKIAKLHDRMPVILESNQWELWLNPRSSYSELNSLLIALPSDKIRYFPVSELVNSVKNNSIECIIEDLEVKPRQGTLF from the coding sequence ATGCCTGGACGACTAAGTATATTTGACGACCTTGCTTTTAAGCAAGATATTGCAAAGAAGTTTGGGCCCTTTAGAGACACTGTCGGTCTCTTAAACAAACGCTACAACATAGCCCCCACATTAAACATACCCATATATACAAACGCCAAAGTTTACGCTTATGCACACTTTGGACTCATCCCTTCTTGGGCTTCTCAGCGTTCGAGTATGCAGATAAACGCGCGAAGTGAAACAGTATTTGAAAAGAGTAGTTTCAAAGAAGCCTACAAGCAAAGAAGATGTCTTATCCCTCTTAATGGTTACTTTGAGTGGAAAAAAGACGCAGTGAGTAAAACAAGCAAAGCTCACTTTATAGTATCTACTAGTGGAGATTATTTTACATTTGCGGGTATTTATGAATCGTGGTATGACAATGCACTACAAAAGAGCATACTTACATGCGCGCTACTCACAACGGAGCCAAATGAAAAGATAGCGAAACTTCATGACCGTATGCCTGTCATCTTAGAGTCTAACCAGTGGGAGTTGTGGCTTAACCCTAGAAGTAGCTACAGCGAGCTAAATAGCCTCTTAATTGCACTTCCAAGTGATAAGATAAGGTACTTCCCTGTGAGTGAGTTGGTAAATAGCGTCAAAAACAACTCTATAGAGTGTATTATAGAGGACTTAGAGGTAAAACCCAGACAAGGAACACTTTTTTAG
- a CDS encoding hydrogenase maturation protease, whose protein sequence is MNKKQIAILSVGNILHKDEGIALYASKYLESNYSFHPSVDIIHGGVEGMSLLNIFMEYEEIIVLDVIGMEDSPGAIYQFPMDTFRGFSTDEDDNETSVLGCLNLIEHQGNALPKVSLLAIIPETIEPKIGLSDALIKTFEAYVAMLVKSLEDKGFTSDEKAEKQTIESIIASFTN, encoded by the coding sequence ATGAATAAAAAACAAATTGCTATTTTAAGCGTCGGAAATATATTACATAAAGATGAAGGTATAGCTTTATATGCTAGTAAATATCTAGAGTCTAATTACAGTTTTCACCCAAGTGTGGATATCATCCATGGTGGTGTTGAAGGAATGAGCTTGCTCAATATTTTTATGGAGTATGAGGAGATAATTGTCCTTGACGTCATTGGGATGGAAGATTCTCCAGGAGCGATATATCAGTTTCCTATGGATACGTTTCGTGGTTTTAGTACGGATGAAGATGACAACGAGACAAGCGTACTTGGATGCCTAAACTTAATCGAACACCAAGGAAATGCACTACCTAAAGTTAGTCTTCTTGCAATTATTCCAGAGACTATTGAACCAAAAATTGGTTTAAGCGACGCTCTTATTAAGACATTTGAGGCATATGTAGCAATGCTTGTAAAATCACTAGAAGATAAGGGATTTACATCTGATGAAAAAGCTGAAAAACAAACGATAGAGAGCATAATAGCTAGCTTTACAAACTAA